The Lycium barbarum isolate Lr01 chromosome 4, ASM1917538v2, whole genome shotgun sequence nucleotide sequence tgggccccaccccagcagatgctccgaggttcaaaaatacgggatataacaagtaacTCTCTCTACTTTCAAAAAATTGCCTCATCGACTTTGTCATGTAAATATACTGAACTTTTTGCCTTGTTTATCAGCTGACCAGATGCATTCTCATATTGATTTAGGACATCCATTATCAAAGTCAAAGAGATCTCACAAGAAGATGTAAATATtattgtatcatctgcatatgctagATGATTTATTTTTGGACTCCACTTAGGCAAAACAAAGCCAGTATACCACGGATTATCATACACTACATTCAAACCTCTTGACAATACTTCAGCAGCAAGAATAAACAAAGTTGGTGATAAAGGATCACCCTGCTTGACCCCTCTGGTAGAATGGAAGAAACCATGTGGTTGACCATTTATAAGAACTGAATACCAATTGTTACCTATTAGCTCATAAATCAGACCTATGAATCTTTCACAGAATCCCATCTTCCTCAGTACTTTAGTAAGAAACAACCATGACAGCCTATCATAGGCTTTTGTCATGTCTAGTTTCATGACCACATTTGGCACTACAGTATTTCCATTCTTCTTGCCTTTGTTAGTTCTCAGTCTTATATCAGATATGATCTCTTGAGTTAGTAGAATGTTTTCTACTATACTTTTGCCTCTCACAAAACCTGCCTGATTCTGAGAGATCAAGTCTGGTAATGAATGCACTTCATGTATAACTCTAGAAATTACCTTGTTCACAAAGTTGCTTAAACTTATTGGTCTCATGTCACCAAAAGTTTGAACATCTTTCTTTTTAGGCAGAAGAACAAGGTGTGTGTGAGTTATGTATCTAGGCAAGTCAACACCTCTGAGAAAATCCCATACCATGTTGAATAAATCATCACCAATAACATTCCAACATGTTTGAAAGAATAGACCTGTGAATCCATCAGGTCCTCCTGCACTAGTACTACTCAGACCAAAAACTGCCAGTTTCACTTCCTCTTTGGTAGGACCTGCAACCAATTCCTCATTCTGTTCCCTTATGATAATAGAAGGTACATGATGCAAGATATCAAATCTTGCAGGATCTCTATTTTCAGGTTGCTGATGGAATTGATCCTGAAAAAATCTTAAAGCCTCCTCTGCAATATCATTTTCATCATCTAACCACTGCCCTTGATTATTTTGAATCCTTTTCAGTTGAAGCCTTTTCCTCCTACCATTAACATAATTGTGAAAGAACTTAGAATTCCTATCACCATCTTGGAACCACTCCATACTTGCCTTCTGTTTCCAATATTCCTCTTCTAGAGCATATACTCTAGTCAGCTCAGCCTTCACATGTCTCAACTTTGCTCTATTCTGCAGAGTTGGATTCTCCTCAAACAGACCTTCATGAACTTTAATCACTTCTTGAAGATTGGAGATTTTCTGAAAAATGTCTCCAAATGTTGCTCTACTCCATTGTGACAGTGCTTTCCTCATATTTTTCAACTTGGAATTGAACTTCATGAAGGCATTGCCTTCCACCCCAGTTATCCAGTTTGCTTTGACTATATCCATAAAAGTTTCATGTTTGACCCAGAAATTAAGAAATTTGAAAGATTTCCTCACTGTTGGAACCTGGTCCTTACATTCTATGAGAAGAGGGGAGTGATCTGATCCTTGCTTGATCAGATGAGTTATCTGCAGGCCTGGAAATAGTTGCTGAAACTCAATATTACCCAAGCACCTATCCAACCTTTTAAACACACAATCTTCAGCACctctcccattccaccaagtgaacaCACTGCCCTTGTAACCCAAGTCTGTAAGATTACATGTATTTATACATTGTCTAAAATCCTCCACTTCATTCAAAGACACTGGCAGGCCCCCAAACTTCTCATCTTCATCACATAAGGCCTATCAGGAAATACTTATCCTTGTTAGGTGTAAAAACTGTTGCATGAACATTCAAAGGCTTCTCCACCATTACAAATTGATCTGCTTGCAAATCTGAACCATGTGTTTGATTGATCTGTACCCTACCTTTCTGGTTCAATGGAGAACCAATAGGCACTGCACAGGCAAGAGCATTCCTAGCATCAGCTGCactcataagttttcctttctttGCTGGTGATATCTGATTATCAACATTTGTATCCACAACCTGATTTTTAGTTTGTTTCTCCTTATCCTTGATCACTACTGGCAAATCATCCACAATGTCATTCACCTTAGCCACCTGCATATCAGTAACTGCAGTGAGGATCATGGCCTTCTGCATTAGAGCACTCTCATGTTGAACTTCCAATACTTCCTCAtgcacatcattatcatcatgcaCCTCATTATTATCACCTAAAACTGCAAGTTGATTGGTATGTTGCTGAGAACCATCAGTATTATGTGCAATTTTGATTTCTTGAGGCTTGGCTTTAAAAACCATCTGAGCACCAGTATTATGCATATGTTGCTTGCCATTGCCAACTTGTCCCTTATATATATCATGTGTGTTGCCTATAACCTTACCACTTTGTAAGAGTTTTATGACATCCCTTCTgcccttattgaattttcttgccTGATTTTGCCATTGACCAGTTTTATTACCTTGTGCAGCTGACTGCTTGTTCTGAACCATTGTAGCTTGATTGGTCTTGTTACTCCCTTGACCTTGACCTTGTCCCTTTACAACTGCAACCTATTTACCATTGTCAACTTGCACCTCTGGTGCTTCTCCCAAACCAAACTCTACCTCAGCTTCTTCATCTTCAGTATCATCTTTAGGCAGTAAACTAGGATTGAGTTTCAAGCAACCCTCTTCATTATGACCTTGTAGACAACATGTTTTACAATATTTAGGCAGAAAATCATATTGTATGTTCACCCACTTAGTCCTAGTTTCCCCAGTACTAGCAACAGCTTTTATAGCAACTCTTTTAGGATGATCTTTTAATAAATCAACTTCCACTTTCACTCGAGCACAACTAGGTCGAGTCTTGTTCTTTGTGGCCAAATCTAGAGTTAGAGGCCTTCCCACTGCAGATGCCATAGAGAATAATTGAGACTCACCATAATAATTAGGAGCTAGATTAGGGAATGATATCCATGCAATGGCAATACTAGTCTCCTCCTCGGGTGTAAACCAAGGATCCCACTTTAACGTACGCATGGAATAATATCACTGCTTGTCCTTGATCCAAAAAGCAGGCTTGGACATTAGTGTTACGTAATCTTCCAGCAAAGTACATCTTATAAGAACATGACGATTACATAATAAGCCTATCGTACATTTAGCTTTCAACTCACATTGTATAGGAATAGCATTACGTAAATAATTGAGATCTGGCCAACCGTGACTGAATTTTCCTATCACTGCAAACTCCAAATCCTCTTGGAAAATCATCTGCTTGATCTCCTCCATGGTATATTCAACCATTGGCTCACCATGCACATAGTTCACTTTCTTTAAGGGGATTTCATAATTGAACGTAGTTGCCTTATTCTTAGTGTTCAAAGTTGAAGGTTGTAGAATATGTGAATAATCTAGGGGTTTTGTAGGTAATGTAATTGGTTGTGGAGGCTGGACAACCTCAAGAGGAGGCTGTCCAATGGCAGAAGCCATTAATGGTGAAAACAAGCTCTCTCTCACTAGGGTTTGCCGTcacctagagagagaaacttaggGTTCttgatgagatataagttcataatgaaatactacccttacttctaaaaactcTTTAAATACTTTTATCCAAAATGCAACTCATTATTTAAAAATTAAAGCACTTATacttaaaaatcattttctttgggctaatccaaacgggctcgtaAGGTTCCACGCTCTCTTAAAGCAGTCGATACAAATGTGCCCGAAGTAATGAGGAGGAAAAAGCTAAATAAAGATACAAATAGGAGTAGCTGAGGCAGCATCACGATTTCCACCTTCGAAACTCAACTCAGTCCGGCCTGGCCGACCTGCCGGGGGGCTGAATCTTTCACATCGATCGGGGCGATAGGAGATTCTGATCTGTCTTTCAAATGGAAGGGGCCGCTATTCTCTCCTTTATTATGTTAATACTGATGATGATCCCTGATTACGATGTCGTTTCATGTCTGAATACCAGTTCCATGTTTCTCCCTCTCTTTCCTCCCAAAGACACATCTTTTCATTCCGGTCGACTCCTCCAGGTCAACGCTCGAATGCCTCTCCACGACGATCTACTCCTCAACGGGTCAGTTGCTTGCTTAAATCAATCAATATACAATACATTCCTTTCCTTACTTTTTTTGTTGACTGTTCGCAAATCACTTTGATGTAGATATTATACAACCCATATTTGGATTGGAACTCCACCCCAGAGGTTTGCTCTTATAGTCGATACTGGCAGCACTGTTACATATGTCCCTTGCTCTACCTGCGAACAATGCGGCACCCATCAGGTACCCACATTTCTGAAATTTCTATTCTCTTTTAGCTTTATGGATTGATCAACAACTTTCCGGATCCTGCACTTGTATGTATTTGATGCTTTTCAGGATTCAATCTGCTAAATACAAGCTTTTTCTCGTGTGAAAAATTGTTTCACATGGCAATTTCTGTTTGGGAATTGCCGGTCAATTGGGaaagattttttttggattttgcCTTTTTGGTGTTAAAAGAACTAATGATTGCACCTCTTATTAGATGCATTTCACGTAGAAAACAgcaattattttggaagatatATTAGATAGGCACCGCCCGTTACAAGAGTGAAGTGAAAGGACTAGTGGAATTGAGGAAAGCGCTATACAGCTGTGAACTCAAGACAAAAGTATCAGCAAACTTAATAATGCCGAGTGGAGTTTATAAGTTCAGCCACGAAAAAGTGTAGACAAAGATGATATTGGGCTTatcgaaaaattaaaaaaaagctaTATTGGTAAGAATTCAATGACAATCCTTCAAATGATCTTTTGTTTCTTTCCTCCAGCATACAGAACAGAGAAAAGGGTATCAGTTTCCAAAATGTTACCTTCAGCCTTATGACTACCTTAGCTGAATTACTTAATCGAAGGTCCAACCAAATTTAATCCATGAAGAGTTAGAGCACAATGTCACTAAAGCGGGTAGTCCATTCGGCACTCAAGAAAGCAACGGTCATTGCTATTCCCCCTTCATCAAAATCTGTCCTGTGAGAATAGCACCCTCGTGGGTCTGAGTGCTGATTGCTGCCTATTATGTGGGTTTCTAAGGCCTTAGCACACCATATGTCTATGTTTGTGAAAACTATGGTTCTGTCTTTATCTAGGCATTCTAAATGCATCTCTTTGTCGAAATAGAATATCAATAACCTATTCCTCaatgttaccttctcaaaaaaaaaaaaaaactattcctCAATCCTAAACTAGTTAGGATTGGttatatgaatcctctatatgCATTTTGCTCTATTTAAGCTCATTTTATTCCAATACTAAGTTATTTGACTTTTACGGAAAATTAGGTATTTTCTAAGAATCACACATATCCCTACATGGATAGTATCCCACCTTTATGAATTTTGCTCAGTATAACCGGTGCCAAGCATAGCCGACCCAACTTGTTTGGATTGAGGCGTAGTTGATGTATTATAACTGGTGCCATACTGGGATTAAGAAGGCCAGTTGTGGTGGGTTGACGTCCAATGTAAAATAATCTAACTATGATAAGTAATTTGAAATATAAGAAAAGATGAAAGGAAAAATTAAAGGATTAAAAAACCTAGAGGTAAAGTTGGGAACAATATCAATTTCTAAGCTTCTGCTTATGAAACAAATTCTAAGATTCTCATTGTTGCCGAGCTACAGAAATTATTGCATGCTTATTTGTCTGATGATGTTTTGCATGAGGTTTATTGCTCATTTGGCCTTAATCAAAAAAGGTCTGCTAGTGGATATAAAAGTACAGCCAATTACTACCCTTGATAACTTAGTAGCCTATATGATGGCAATAGTGCAAATTGTTGATAAGAGTTACTTAATTTACCACTTAGATTCTATTGCATTTTGATTTCTATAATTTGGATCGGTCTTAAGCTTCTGAATGTTGTCTTACTTAGGATCCTAGATTTCAGCCAGAAATGTCAAGCACCTATCAGCCTGTAAAATGTAATACTGACTGTACGTGTGACAATAAGAGGGAGCAATGCATTTATGAAAGACAGTATGCTGAGATGAGTTCTAGTAGCGGGGTGCTTGGAGAGGATATTGTGTCCTTTGGAAACCAAAGTGAGCTTGCTCCCCAGGGAGCTGTATTTGGATGTGAAAATAGGGAAACCGGTGATCTTTACAGCCAACACGCTGATGGTATAATGGGCTTGGGTCGTGGGGATCTCAGTATAGTGGATCAGCTTGTTGAGAAACATGTAATTAGTGATTCCTTCTCCATGTGTTATGGGGGGATGGACTTCGGCGGTGGTGCAATGGTTCTTGGTGGAATAAAATCCCCTGCAGACATGGTCTTTACCAATTCGGATCCTGTGCGCAGGTATTTATTGGAAATAATTGCTTTAATGACACAGGAATGTTAGGTATTCTCCTAACAAATGCACTTGATAAACTTACGCATTTACTCTAGTCTCGGATGGCGACAGTCCATATTACAATATTGAGCTGAAGGAGATACATGTTGCTGGGAAGGCACTGAATCTGAATCCACGGGTTTTTGATGGAAATCATGGGACTGTGCTTGATAGTGGTACCACATATGCTTACCTTCCGGAAGCAGCATTTGCAGCCTTCAAGAATGCTGTAAGATATATTCTTTTAATtttcttgctatcatttctgCCATCTTTGTCATGAATTCTGCCTGAGAAGAGTAGTGGAAGTGACATGCTGGTGACGAGAAGAATATCCTGAAGAAATTAGATCTGGGAAAAGTGAGCTTCATTTGTATAATGTGTCAGTAATAATGCCTTTTTTATTGCAGAAgtcctatttttattttcttttagttgTTATATTGGTACTATATTCGCCATTTATCGGTGGAACAAATTACCACATGCTAGTATATGATTAGAACTGACATACAGTTATGAATTATGATTACTCCTATAATTGGTGGGACTTGGAAGTTGGATCTAAAACCTCTTAATCACACTTAAATACTCGGATAACGCTTCAATACCACCCTACACAAGTTTGAAGGGAAGAAAAGAATTTGTCATCCTACTACTCCACCACTTAACCATTTTCCATAAGGTCGTCTTAAAGGACTACTCATTTTTACATTGCTCAATCACTGATTATACTTGGTGCTGATTATGGTCGTTGTTGCTTAACCGCTAATTatagttgatttttttttaaaattattgaaaATTAAGCAAATACAATGCAATTTTCCGCAAGGATGTTGGAGAGAAATCGGATATCTTTTTTGATATATACAAACTTCCTTACTTTAAAAACAAAGAAGATGTATATGAACTTCTTGTGGAGTTGGTGAAAACCTTTGATGATTGTAGTTTCTTGCCTTTCATTCCTTCacattatattattttgtgtagggAAAAAAGATGGATAAATGGTTTCTGCAGTGTAATTCTATGTGTTACTACTTACTAGTTAGTGGGTTACGGATTTCGTTTTAAAAAGGGAAAAACCAGAAAATGTTTCTCTCCACAATGAACTTCTGACAATTTTGTTTTCAGGTAATGAAAGCGGTTCTTTCTTTAAAACTGATTGAAGGGCCTGATCCAA carries:
- the LOC132636168 gene encoding aspartic proteinase 36-like isoform X2 yields the protein MEGAAILSFIMLILMMIPDYDVVSCLNTSSMFLPLFPPKDTSFHSGRLLQVNARMPLHDDLLLNGYYTTHIWIGTPPQRFALIVDTGSTVTYVPCSTCEQCGTHQDPRFQPEMSSTYQPVKCNTDCTCDNKREQCIYERQYAEMSSSSGVLGEDIVSFGNQSELAPQGAVFGCENRETGDLYSQHADGIMGLGRGDLSIVDQLVEKHVISDSFSMCYGGMDFGGGAMVLGGIKSPADMVFTNSDPVRSPYYNIELKEIHVAGKALNLNPRVFDGNHGTVLDSGTTYAYLPEAAFAAFKNAVMKAVLSLKLIEGPDPNYKDICFSGAGSDISQLSKSFPPVDMVFSNGKKLSLSPENYLFRHSKVHGAYCLGIFQNGKDATTLLGGIIVRNTLVTYDRQHELIGFWKTNCSELWDRLNLSPPPPPLPSGLDNKNSSGSINPTLVPSGSPGNNAPGEITVGFITFYMSLSVNYSGLKSQMTELTHLIAQELDINFSQVHLMNLSTKGNDSLIKWAIYPAGSTNHMTNAAAMEIIHRLAANRVRLPDTFGSYKLFEWGIEPPPKSNW
- the LOC132636168 gene encoding aspartic proteinase 36-like isoform X1 — protein: MEGAAILSFIMLILMMIPDYDVVSCLNTSSMFLPLFPPKDTSFHSGRLLQVNARMPLHDDLLLNGYYTTHIWIGTPPQRFALIVDTGSTVTYVPCSTCEQCGTHQDPRFQPEMSSTYQPVKCNTDCTCDNKREQCIYERQYAEMSSSSGVLGEDIVSFGNQSELAPQGAVFGCENRETGDLYSQHADGIMGLGRGDLSIVDQLVEKHVISDSFSMCYGGMDFGGGAMVLGGIKSPADMVFTNSDPVRSPYYNIELKEIHVAGKALNLNPRVFDGNHGTVLDSGTTYAYLPEAAFAAFKNAVMKAVLSLKLIEGPDPNYKDICFSGAGSDISQLSKSFPPVDMVFSNGKKLSLSPENYLFRHSKVHGAYCLGIFQNGKDATTLLGGIIVRNTLVTYDRQHELIGFWKTNCSELWDRLNLSPPPPPLPSGLDNKNSSGSINPTLVPSGSPGNNAPGEITVGFITFYMSLSVNYSGLKSQMTELTHLIAQELDINFSQVHLMNLSTKGNDSLIKWAIYPAGSTNHMTNAAAMEIIHRLAANRVRLPDTFGSYKLFEWGIEPPPKRTRWLQSYLVIVIALSVALILGLSALLGWLILRRRQEVPLPYERVETVVREQELQPLK
- the LOC132637630 gene encoding uncharacterized protein LOC132637630, whose protein sequence is MRTLKWDPWFTPEEETSIAIAWISFPNLAPNYYGESQLFSMASAVGRPLTLDLATKNKTRPSCARVKVEVDLLKDHPKRVAIKAVASTGETRTKWVNIQYDFLPKYCKTCCLQGHNEEGCLKLNPSLLPKDDTEDEEAEVEFGLGEAPEVQVDNGK